In Mustela lutreola isolate mMusLut2 chromosome 1, mMusLut2.pri, whole genome shotgun sequence, one genomic interval encodes:
- the CFL1 gene encoding cofilin-1 isoform X2 produces MKIQSEAEDGAGPSDFISRRPVGGAPEARPAPHCAAHTKRKGPGEAAFSRIPAAAAAALISPDSPCYLLFASGNMASGVAVSDGVIKVFNDMKVRKSSTPEEVKKRKKAVLFCLSEDKKNIILEEGKEILVGDVGQTVDDPYATFVKMLPDKDCRYALYDATYETKESKKEDLVFIFWAPESAPLKSKMIYASSKDAIKKKLTGIKHELQANCYEEVKDRCTLAEKLGGSAVISLEGKPL; encoded by the exons ATGAAGATACAAAG TGAGGCCGAGGACGGCGCAGGACCCTCGGACTTCATTTCCCGTCGGCCCGTGGGGGGAGCGCCGGAAGCCCGCCCCGCCCCTCATTGTGCGGCTCATACTAAACGGAAGGGGCCGGGAGAGGCCGCGTTCAGTCGGATCCCGGCAGCAGCTGCAGCGGCTCTCATCTCTCCTGACTCTCCTTGCTATCTCCTTTTCGCTTCCGGAAACATG GCCTCCGGCGTGGCGGTCTCTGATGGCGTCATTAAAGTGTTCAATGACATGAAGGTGCGCAAGTCCTCGACACCAGAGGAAGTGAAGAAGCGCAAGAAGGCGGTGCTCTTCTGCCTGAGCGAGGACAAGAAGAACATCATCTTGGAGGAGGGCAAGGAGATCCTGGTGGGTGATGTGGGCCAGACTGTAGATGACCCGTACGCCACCTTTGTCAAGATGCTGCCAGACAAGGACTGCCGCTATGCCCTCTACGACGCAACCTATGAGACCAAGGAGAGCAAGAAGGAGGACCTGGTGTTTATCTTCTG GGCACCTGAGTCTGCACCCCTCAAGAGCAAAATGATTTATGCCAGCTCCAAGGATGCCATCAAGAAAAAGCTGACGG GGATCAAGCATGAATTACAAGCAAACTGCTACGAGGAGGTCAAGGACCGCTGCACCCTGGCAGAGAAACTGGGGGGCAGTGCCGTCATCTCCCTGGAGGGCAAGCCTTTGTGA
- the CFL1 gene encoding cofilin-1 isoform X1: MDFRKQFRRSEAEDGAGPSDFISRRPVGGAPEARPAPHCAAHTKRKGPGEAAFSRIPAAAAAALISPDSPCYLLFASGNMASGVAVSDGVIKVFNDMKVRKSSTPEEVKKRKKAVLFCLSEDKKNIILEEGKEILVGDVGQTVDDPYATFVKMLPDKDCRYALYDATYETKESKKEDLVFIFWAPESAPLKSKMIYASSKDAIKKKLTGIKHELQANCYEEVKDRCTLAEKLGGSAVISLEGKPL; encoded by the exons ATGGATTTTAGGAAACAGTTCCGCCGCAG TGAGGCCGAGGACGGCGCAGGACCCTCGGACTTCATTTCCCGTCGGCCCGTGGGGGGAGCGCCGGAAGCCCGCCCCGCCCCTCATTGTGCGGCTCATACTAAACGGAAGGGGCCGGGAGAGGCCGCGTTCAGTCGGATCCCGGCAGCAGCTGCAGCGGCTCTCATCTCTCCTGACTCTCCTTGCTATCTCCTTTTCGCTTCCGGAAACATG GCCTCCGGCGTGGCGGTCTCTGATGGCGTCATTAAAGTGTTCAATGACATGAAGGTGCGCAAGTCCTCGACACCAGAGGAAGTGAAGAAGCGCAAGAAGGCGGTGCTCTTCTGCCTGAGCGAGGACAAGAAGAACATCATCTTGGAGGAGGGCAAGGAGATCCTGGTGGGTGATGTGGGCCAGACTGTAGATGACCCGTACGCCACCTTTGTCAAGATGCTGCCAGACAAGGACTGCCGCTATGCCCTCTACGACGCAACCTATGAGACCAAGGAGAGCAAGAAGGAGGACCTGGTGTTTATCTTCTG GGCACCTGAGTCTGCACCCCTCAAGAGCAAAATGATTTATGCCAGCTCCAAGGATGCCATCAAGAAAAAGCTGACGG GGATCAAGCATGAATTACAAGCAAACTGCTACGAGGAGGTCAAGGACCGCTGCACCCTGGCAGAGAAACTGGGGGGCAGTGCCGTCATCTCCCTGGAGGGCAAGCCTTTGTGA